The region GGCCTTCCGCAGGGTGCCCTGGGCGACGCTGCTGGCCCCCCTCGCCCTGACGGCGGTCCTCGGCACCGGCCTGGTCACCATCCCCGGCGAGACGGGCAACGCGATCTCCGACTTCACGGTCTACGGCGGCTGCTGGGTCCTGGGCTTCGCCCACCACGAGGGCGTCCTGCAACGCGTCCCCCGCTATCTGGCGATCTCCTGCTCGGCCCTGCTCATGGCCTTCGGCCTGTGGTGGGCCTCGGGGCACCTGGGCCCCGACGGCTGGGACCTGAACGACATCCCGCTCGCCCAGGCGGCCTGGTCCTTCGGCTTCGTCGTCATCCTGCTCCAGTACTCCCCGTCCTGGCAGGAACTCCCCGGCCGGCTGGCCCGCTGGGACAAGCTGATCACCCTGTCCAACAACCGGGCCGTCACGATCTACCTCTGGCACAACATGCTGATCATGGCCACGGTCCCGATCATCGACCAGGCCTACAACCTCCCGTTCATGCAGAGCGACAGCGCGGTGGCCGCGCTCGACTCGTCGTACATGGTGTGGATGTTCCTCCTGGTCTGGCCCCTCATCGGCCTGACGATCCTGGCCTTCGGCTGGATCGAGGACATCGCCGCCAAGCGCAGCCCGAGGCTGTGGCCCAACGGCGCGAAGAGGAAGCAGGGCGGCTCGCGGGGGAGCCACCGGGTCTAGACGCAGGCAGGGGGCGACGGCACCCCGGACGTCCTCACCCGGACGTTCACATCCGGAAGTCCTCACCGTCGCCCCCTCCTCCTCGTGAGAGCAACGTTCCTTTCCGGTCACTCACAGCCACAGCCTCGAAACGCGTCCTCCCTACCTTCGGGACTCAGTCAGTCGTTGTACGACACCTGGGCACCGCACCGGAGAACCGTGGAGGCGTCATGACAGCCCCTAGTACAGCCCCCGCAGCGAGCAGGGGAGGCCGCTGGATCCAGGAGTGGGATCCGGAGAACGAGACCTTCTGGAAAGAGACGGGTGAGAAGGTCGCCCGGCGGAATCTGCTCTTCTCCGTGCTCTCCGAGCACATCGGCTTCTCGATCTGGACCATGTGGTCGGTGATGGTGCTCTTCATGGGCCCCGAGTACGGGCTCACCCCGGCCGACAAGTTCATGCTCACTTCGATGGTGACGCTGGTCGGAGCCGTGGTGCGGGTGCCGTACACCTTCGCGGTGGCGATCTTCGGCGGCCGGAACTGGACCATCGTCTCGGCGAGCCTGCTGCTCGTCCCGAGCGTCGCCGCGTTCGCGGTGATGAAGCCGGGGACCTCCTTCAACACCTTCCTGCTGGTCGGGCTGCTCGCCGGCATCGGCGGCGGCAACTTCGCCTCCAGCATGACCAACATCAACGCCTTCTTCCCGTTGAAGAAGAAGGGCTGGGCGCTCGGCCTCAACGCGGGCGGCGGAAACATCGGCGTGCCCGTCATCCAGCTCGTGGCGCTCGCGATCATCGGCGCGAGCGGGGGGCCGAGGGTGCTGCTGGGGATCTACATCCCGCTGATCGTCGTCGCCGCCGTGCTCGCAGCCGTCTACATGGACAACATCGCGTCCGTGAAGAACGACACCGGCGCCGCGAGGGACGCCGCGAAGGACGCCCACACCTGGATCATGTCCTTCCTCTACATCGGCACCTTCGGGTCGTTCATCGGCTACAGCTTCGCCTTCGGGCAGGTGCTCCAGAACCAGTTCGGCCGCACTCCGCTGCAGGCGGCCTACGTCACCTTCATCGGTCCGCTGCTCGGCTCGCTGATCCGGCCCGTGGGCGGCTGGCTCGCCGACCGCTACGGCGGCGCGCGCATCACGCTGTGGAACTTCGTCGCGATGGCCGGCGCGACCGGTGTCATCGTCGTCGCCTCCACCCAGAAGTCGCTTCCCCTGTTCACGATCGCGTTCATCGCGCTGTTCGTGCTCACCGGGCTCGGCAACGGCTCGACGTACAAGATGATCCCGGGCATCTTCCAGGCCAAGGCCGTCGCCAAGGGCCTTGAAGGGGAGGAGGCGGCCTCCTACGGGCGGCGGCTGTCCGGGGCTTCCATGGGCCTCATCGGCGCGGTGGGCGCGCTCGGCGGCGTCGGCATCAACCTCGCCTTCCGGCAGTCCTTCCTCTCCTACGGCTCCGGCACCGGCGCCTTCGTGGCCTTCCTCGCCTTCTACGCGGTGTGCTTCCTGGTGACCTGGGCCGTATACCTTCGCGGCCCCGCCACCCAGACCAGTACGGCCACGGCCGCAGAGGCGAAGCCGCAGCTCAGCTACGTCGAGGTCTGACGTAACACGGGTGACATCAAGGGGTACCGAGCCTGTCACGGAGCGTTGGCAGGCTCGGTCAGCCGTATCCGCACGAAGCCCCCAGCGCGAGACGAGAGCCATGGACGACGAACAGCAGCGACCGGCCCGGCAGGACTGCGGCCCCCTCGCGGGGTTCACCGTGGGCGTGACGGCCGCGCGTCGGGCCGACGAACTCGGGGCTTTGCTCCAGCGACGCGGCGCCGCCGTCCAGCACGCGCCCGCCCTGCGCATCGTGCCGCTCGCCGACGACAGCGAACTCCTCGCCGCCACCAAGGAGCTGATCGACCAGGCGCCCGACATCGTGGTCGCCACCACCGCGATCGGCTTCCGCGGCTGGGTCGAGGCCGCCGACGGGTGGGGGCTCGGCGAGGCCCTGCTCGGTCGGCTGCGCGGGGTCGAACTGCTCGCGCGCGGCCCCAAGGTGAAGGGCGCCATACGGGCCCAGGGACTGACCGAGGAATGGTCGCCCTCCTCCGAGTCCATGGCCGAGGTGCTCGACCGGCTCCTGGAGGAGGGCGTCGAGGGCCGCCGTATCGCCGTACAGCTGCACGGCGAGCCGCTGCCCGGGTTCGTGGAGTCGCTGCGGGCCGCCGGAGCCGAGGTCGTGGGTGTCCCCGTCTACCGGTGGATGCCGCCGGAGGACATCGGTCCCGTCGACCGGCTCCTCGACGCCACCGTCACCCGGGGCCTGGACGCGCTCACCTTCACCAGCGCGCCCGCCGCCGCCTCCCTGTTGTCCAGGGCCGAGGACCGCGGCCTGCTGTCCGAACTCCTCGCCGCCCTCCACCACGACGTCCTGCCCGCCTGCGTCGGCCCCGTCACCGCGCTCCCTCTGCAGGCGCACGGCATCGACACCGTCCAGCCCGAGCGCTTCCGGCTCGGCCCCCTCGTCCAGCTGCTCTGCCAGGAACTCCCCGGCCGGGCCCGTACGTTGCCCATCGCCGGTCACCGGGTCGAGATCCGCGGCCACGCCGTGATGGTCGACGGGGCGCTGCGGCCC is a window of Streptomyces mirabilis DNA encoding:
- a CDS encoding acyltransferase family protein, which translates into the protein MTTHEYTAGATPPLGSARVHPAPAPSPTPAPVPTLGSAPGPAPDSVPRSAPAPKKPGRDRYLDLLRSIALVRVVVYHLFGWAWLTVVFPSMGVMFALAGSLMARSLSRPALGVIRGRVRRLLPPLWAFSAVALALMFAGGWNVVKDPDNGGTWGLVKLIDYVVPIGAPPFPWHVGSKSGLLEDTWAVQAAGPLWYLRAYLWFVIASPLLLWAFRRVPWATLLAPLALTAVLGTGLVTIPGETGNAISDFTVYGGCWVLGFAHHEGVLQRVPRYLAISCSALLMAFGLWWASGHLGPDGWDLNDIPLAQAAWSFGFVVILLQYSPSWQELPGRLARWDKLITLSNNRAVTIYLWHNMLIMATVPIIDQAYNLPFMQSDSAVAALDSSYMVWMFLLVWPLIGLTILAFGWIEDIAAKRSPRLWPNGAKRKQGGSRGSHRV
- a CDS encoding nitrate/nitrite transporter; this encodes MTAPSTAPAASRGGRWIQEWDPENETFWKETGEKVARRNLLFSVLSEHIGFSIWTMWSVMVLFMGPEYGLTPADKFMLTSMVTLVGAVVRVPYTFAVAIFGGRNWTIVSASLLLVPSVAAFAVMKPGTSFNTFLLVGLLAGIGGGNFASSMTNINAFFPLKKKGWALGLNAGGGNIGVPVIQLVALAIIGASGGPRVLLGIYIPLIVVAAVLAAVYMDNIASVKNDTGAARDAAKDAHTWIMSFLYIGTFGSFIGYSFAFGQVLQNQFGRTPLQAAYVTFIGPLLGSLIRPVGGWLADRYGGARITLWNFVAMAGATGVIVVASTQKSLPLFTIAFIALFVLTGLGNGSTYKMIPGIFQAKAVAKGLEGEEAASYGRRLSGASMGLIGAVGALGGVGINLAFRQSFLSYGSGTGAFVAFLAFYAVCFLVTWAVYLRGPATQTSTATAAEAKPQLSYVEV
- a CDS encoding uroporphyrinogen-III synthase, which encodes MDDEQQRPARQDCGPLAGFTVGVTAARRADELGALLQRRGAAVQHAPALRIVPLADDSELLAATKELIDQAPDIVVATTAIGFRGWVEAADGWGLGEALLGRLRGVELLARGPKVKGAIRAQGLTEEWSPSSESMAEVLDRLLEEGVEGRRIAVQLHGEPLPGFVESLRAAGAEVVGVPVYRWMPPEDIGPVDRLLDATVTRGLDALTFTSAPAAASLLSRAEDRGLLSELLAALHHDVLPACVGPVTALPLQAHGIDTVQPERFRLGPLVQLLCQELPGRARTLPIAGHRVEIRGHAVMVDGALRPVPPAGMSLLRALSRRPGWVVARAELLRALPGAGRDEHAVETAMARLRTALGAPKLIQTVVKRGYRLALDPAADSKYADV